Proteins co-encoded in one Dreissena polymorpha isolate Duluth1 chromosome 12, UMN_Dpol_1.0, whole genome shotgun sequence genomic window:
- the LOC127852492 gene encoding uncharacterized protein LOC127852492: MVMVMMLFVIMVVVLVVIVMEVVVVLVVIMGKMVMVVVMMMVLVMVELVKRIVVVIMMVIVVMLLKGAMVVVMVVVMVVIVMEVVRGDSGSDGGNVGACDGSGEGGSRNGNGGDDGGNLSCCS, encoded by the coding sequence ATGGTGATGGTTATGATGTTGTTTGTGAttatggtggtggtgttggtagtgATTGTGATGGAGGTGGTGGTCGTGTTGGTCGTGATAATGGGGaagatggtgatggtggtggtgatgatgatggtgttggtaaTGGTAGAGCTGGTTAAAAGGATTGTGGTCGTGATAATGATGGTAATAGTGGTGATGTTGTTGAAGGGggcgatggtggtggtgatggtggtggtgatggtggtgattgtGATGGAAGTGGTGAGGGGCGATAGTGGTAGTGATGGTGGTAATGTTGGTGCTTGTGATGGTAGTGGTGAAGGTGGTAGTAGAAatggtaatggtggtgatgatggagGTAATTTGTCATGTTGTAGCTGA